The following are from one region of the Rhipicephalus microplus isolate Deutch F79 chromosome 1, USDA_Rmic, whole genome shotgun sequence genome:
- the LOC119178422 gene encoding uncharacterized protein LOC119178422, translating to MSSQECYACHKPGHFARECPQGDRGYGGGSSFGNSYRSGGGGGGFGSRGGGGRGGMRGGPPSRMGGGGGGGFGPSRLTCYNCGKAGHIARECPEDGKTCYTCGKQGHISRDCDEKP from the coding sequence ATGAGCAGCCAGGAGTGCTACGCCTGCCACAAGCCCGGCCACTTCGCCCGTGAGTGCCCGCAGGGAGACCGCGGCTATGGCGGAGGTTCGTCGTTCGGCAACTCGTACCGTTCCGGCGGTGGTGGAGGTGGGTTCGGCTCCCGCGGCGGCGGTGGTCGCGGCGGCATGCGCGGGGGACCGCCAAGCCGCATGGGAGGCGGAGGCGGTGGCGGTTTTGGCCCCAGCCGGCtgacttgctacaactgcggcaAGGCGGGACACATCGCCCGCGAATGCCCCGAGGACGGCAAGACCTGCTACACTTGCGGTAAACAGGGCCACATATCGCGCGACTGCGACGAGAAGCCGTGA